One Methylobacterium oryzae DNA window includes the following coding sequences:
- a CDS encoding thiamine pyrophosphate-binding protein codes for MPIETVETAGRRRGADLLVEVLRSEGVRYIFGNPGTTELPLIDALTEAPDIAYILALQEATAVAMADGYAQGARRPAFLNLHTAGGLGHAMGGLVNSQVSGTPLVVTAGQQDLRHALTDPLLMGDLVAIADPVMKWAREVTSPDQIPILLRRAFHDAGAAPSGPVFLSLPMDVMEALSAVPAGETSTIDQRAVAGSLDRLAEKLAAIAPGRLALIAGDEIDASDASAQMVALADLLAAPVYGSSWPAHIPFPTAHPLWAGNLPTRADAIADILGRYDAVFALGGKSLITVLYSEVSAVPPGVQVFQLSADVRDLGRTYATCLSTVGDIRASLDALLPLLAPRLADRADAFAGLRAGAVTARAERRAKLAAAADAAFEDPVIAPLVAAREVARAVGAETTIVDEAPATLTHLRTFLDSPSAHQYAAMRGGVLGWGMPAAVGFSLGLDRAPVVCVVGDGAALYSPQALWTAAHEKLPVTFVVINNAEYNILKTFMKGQAHYASVRANRFIAMDLTDPRIDFPALAASMGVPARRVTRAADIAPAIEAGIRSGGANLVEVVVRAT; via the coding sequence ATGCCGATCGAGACCGTGGAGACCGCCGGCCGCCGCCGGGGCGCCGACCTCCTGGTGGAGGTGCTGCGCTCGGAGGGTGTGCGCTACATCTTCGGCAATCCCGGCACCACCGAGTTGCCGCTCATCGACGCGCTCACCGAGGCGCCGGACATCGCCTACATCCTCGCCCTGCAGGAGGCGACCGCCGTGGCGATGGCGGACGGCTACGCGCAGGGCGCCCGCCGGCCCGCCTTCCTCAACCTGCACACGGCGGGCGGCCTCGGCCACGCCATGGGCGGGCTGGTGAATTCCCAGGTCTCCGGCACGCCGCTGGTGGTCACCGCCGGGCAGCAGGATCTCCGCCACGCCCTGACCGACCCGCTGCTGATGGGCGACCTCGTCGCCATCGCCGACCCGGTGATGAAGTGGGCCCGCGAGGTGACGAGCCCGGACCAGATCCCGATCCTGCTGCGCCGGGCCTTCCACGACGCGGGGGCCGCCCCCTCCGGGCCGGTCTTCCTGTCCCTGCCCATGGACGTGATGGAGGCGCTGTCGGCGGTGCCGGCCGGCGAGACCTCGACCATCGACCAGCGGGCCGTGGCGGGCTCCCTCGACCGCCTCGCGGAGAAGCTCGCCGCCATCGCGCCGGGCCGCCTCGCGCTGATCGCGGGCGACGAGATCGACGCCTCGGACGCCTCGGCGCAGATGGTGGCGCTCGCCGACCTGCTGGCGGCGCCGGTCTACGGCTCGTCCTGGCCGGCCCACATCCCCTTCCCCACCGCGCACCCGCTCTGGGCCGGGAACCTGCCGACCCGGGCCGACGCCATCGCCGACATCCTCGGGCGCTACGACGCGGTGTTCGCGCTCGGCGGCAAGTCGCTGATCACTGTGCTCTACTCGGAGGTCTCGGCGGTGCCGCCGGGGGTGCAGGTGTTCCAGCTCTCGGCGGACGTGCGCGACCTCGGGCGCACCTACGCCACCTGCCTGTCGACGGTGGGCGACATCCGCGCCTCCCTCGACGCCCTGCTGCCGCTGCTCGCGCCCCGCCTCGCCGACCGGGCCGACGCCTTCGCGGGCCTGCGCGCCGGGGCGGTGACCGCCCGGGCCGAGCGCCGGGCGAAGCTCGCCGCCGCCGCCGACGCGGCCTTCGAGGATCCGGTGATCGCGCCGCTGGTCGCCGCCCGGGAGGTCGCTCGCGCGGTCGGGGCCGAGACCACCATCGTGGACGAGGCGCCCGCGACGCTCACCCACCTGCGCACCTTCCTCGACAGCCCCTCCGCGCACCAGTACGCGGCGATGCGCGGCGGCGTGCTCGGCTGGGGTATGCCGGCCGCGGTGGGTTTCTCTTTGGGACTTGATCGTGCGCCTGTCGTTTGTGTCGTGGGCGACGGCGCCGCGCTATACTCGCCGCAGGCCCTGTGGACCGCCGCGCACGAAAAGCTGCCGGTCACCTTCGTGGTGATCAACAACGCCGAGTACAACATCCTCAAGACCTTCATGAAGGGCCAGGCGCACTACGCCTCGGTGCGCGCCAACCGCTTCATCGCCATGGACCTCACCGACCCACGGATCGACTTCCCGGCGCTGGCCGCCTCGATGGGCGTGCCCGCCCGGCGGGTGACCCGGGCGGCCGACATCGCCCCGGCGATCGAGGCCGGGATCCGCTCGGGGGGCGCCAACCTCGTGGAGGTGGTGGTGCGGGCGACCTGA
- a CDS encoding DUF1236 domain-containing protein: MRIAASLALLATLVAPPTALLGLAADARAQGLERGAQEGASRGEEMAGPLGAIVGGAIGAAVGTANGILGVDRRERFRIYARGERRPSIALAGPVRVGTVLPEDGIVYYDVPREFALPDYSYTIVNDHPVLVDPRSRRIVEVID, encoded by the coding sequence ATGCGGATCGCGGCGTCCCTCGCGCTCCTCGCCACCCTGGTGGCTCCCCCGACAGCCCTCCTGGGCCTCGCCGCGGACGCGCGGGCGCAGGGGCTCGAGCGCGGGGCCCAGGAGGGCGCCTCGCGCGGCGAGGAGATGGCGGGTCCCCTCGGGGCGATCGTCGGCGGCGCGATCGGTGCGGCCGTGGGCACCGCCAACGGCATCCTCGGCGTCGACCGGCGGGAGCGGTTCCGCATCTACGCCCGCGGCGAGCGCCGCCCCTCCATCGCGCTCGCGGGACCCGTGCGAGTCGGTACGGTGCTCCCGGAGGACGGCATCGTGTACTACGATGTCCCGCGGGAGTTCGCCCTGCCGGATTACAGCTACACGATCGTCAACGACCACCCGGTCCTCGTCGACCCGCGGTCGCGCCGGATCGTGGAGGTGATCGACTGA
- a CDS encoding LysR substrate-binding domain-containing protein: MMRFDLVDLGLFRHVVEAGSITHGAARANLALAAASTRIRLMEDSLGAALLTRGRQGVSPTPAGRALLVHAREVLAGVERLREEMAAFSGSAFGQIRVLANTNALTEFLPEALSAFLADHPGIGVEIDERTSEEIVGLVAEGAADLGILSGTVDTGSLQTFPFREDRFVLVAARDHPLAARGTIPFAEVLGHDLVGLDRRSAISRFLVAQAVREGRPMRLRVQLRDFDAVCRLVEARVGLAILPESAAARAAQGLALAVVPLADAWARRDLTLCLRDLDGLPPFIRAFVAELRA; the protein is encoded by the coding sequence ATGATGCGGTTCGATCTCGTCGATCTCGGCCTGTTCCGGCACGTGGTCGAGGCCGGCTCGATCACCCACGGGGCCGCGCGGGCGAACCTCGCCCTGGCGGCCGCCTCGACGCGGATCCGGCTGATGGAGGACTCCCTCGGCGCCGCCCTGCTGACCCGGGGCCGGCAGGGCGTCAGCCCGACCCCGGCCGGGCGCGCGCTCCTCGTCCATGCCCGGGAGGTCCTGGCCGGGGTGGAGCGCCTGCGCGAGGAGATGGCGGCCTTCTCGGGGAGCGCCTTCGGGCAGATCCGGGTGCTGGCCAACACCAACGCGCTCACCGAATTCCTGCCGGAGGCGCTCTCGGCCTTCCTGGCCGATCACCCCGGGATCGGCGTCGAGATCGACGAGCGCACCTCCGAGGAGATCGTCGGGCTGGTGGCCGAGGGGGCGGCCGATCTCGGCATCCTGTCCGGCACGGTGGATACCGGCTCGCTGCAGACCTTCCCGTTCCGGGAGGACCGGTTCGTGCTGGTGGCGGCCCGGGACCATCCCCTGGCCGCGCGCGGGACGATCCCGTTCGCCGAGGTGCTCGGCCACGACCTCGTCGGCCTCGACCGGCGCAGCGCCATCAGCCGCTTCCTCGTCGCCCAGGCGGTGCGCGAGGGGCGTCCGATGCGCCTGCGGGTCCAGCTCCGGGACTTCGACGCCGTCTGCCGTCTCGTCGAGGCGCGGGTCGGGCTGGCGATCCTGCCCGAGAGCGCCGCCGCCCGCGCCGCGCAGGGCCTCGCCCTCGCGGTGGTGCCCCTCGCCGACGCCTGGGCGCGGCGCGACCTGACCCTGTGCCTGCGCGACCTCGACGGGTTGCCGCCGTTCATCCGGGCCTTCGTGGCGGAGCTGCGCGCCTGA
- a CDS encoding HD domain-containing phosphohydrolase encodes MDALLVDDSATMRMRLRLLLEAKPDVSVTDHGDPVAAMVEARTRAFDLVLVDCHMPDIDGIAFIRQMRTIPHYAQVPIVMVTSDISDAVRLAALEAGATDFLDKSMQGVELTVRLRNLIRLARAVRRLAEQAAWLDGEVEAALRHMREREEEIIFRLALAVEYRDNDTGDHTWRVARYSQIVAEGLGLAPEICRNLYLAAPLHDVGKVGIPDGVLLKPGRLDRDEFDLVKTHPAIGRRILGGSASELIRLAAEIAEFHHEKWDGGGYPHGLAGAAIPLSARIVAVADVFDALTTARPYKDAMPFEAALDCIRAESGRHFDPDCVAAFCARFPDIRVAGGRTRAGMRPSAGPVTEPWARVPTLLREVAPAAPDPTGWRADTLDRILEPSSALSANPETFAPLIPDPHGSRTEPDHDPDLEDAAGDRPGARDLPGGCPAPRGRGELPEGLPRGRHRLPHLSPSHPGASHAGASHAGAPREAVPGG; translated from the coding sequence ATGGACGCGCTCCTCGTCGACGACAGCGCCACCATGCGGATGCGGCTGCGCCTGCTGCTGGAGGCCAAGCCCGACGTGTCCGTCACCGATCACGGCGACCCGGTCGCCGCCATGGTCGAGGCGCGGACGCGGGCCTTCGACCTCGTCCTGGTCGACTGCCACATGCCCGACATCGACGGGATCGCCTTCATCCGGCAGATGCGGACCATCCCGCACTACGCCCAGGTGCCCATCGTGATGGTCACCAGCGACATCTCGGACGCGGTGCGGCTCGCCGCCCTGGAGGCCGGGGCGACCGATTTCCTCGACAAGTCCATGCAGGGCGTCGAGCTCACCGTCCGCCTGCGCAACCTGATCCGGCTCGCCCGGGCGGTGCGGCGGCTGGCCGAGCAGGCCGCTTGGCTCGACGGCGAGGTGGAGGCCGCCCTGCGCCACATGCGCGAGCGCGAGGAGGAGATCATCTTCCGGCTCGCCCTGGCGGTCGAGTACCGCGACAACGACACCGGCGATCACACGTGGCGGGTGGCCCGCTACAGCCAGATCGTGGCCGAGGGGCTCGGGCTGGCGCCGGAGATCTGCCGCAACCTCTACCTCGCGGCGCCGCTGCACGATGTCGGCAAGGTCGGCATCCCGGACGGCGTCCTGCTGAAGCCCGGCCGGCTCGACCGGGACGAGTTCGACCTCGTCAAGACGCACCCCGCGATCGGCCGGCGCATCCTGGGCGGGAGCGCCTCCGAGCTGATCCGGCTGGCCGCGGAGATCGCCGAGTTCCACCACGAGAAGTGGGACGGCGGCGGCTACCCGCACGGGCTCGCCGGCGCCGCCATTCCCCTCTCGGCCCGGATCGTCGCGGTGGCGGACGTGTTCGACGCCCTGACCACGGCGCGGCCCTACAAGGACGCGATGCCCTTCGAGGCGGCCCTGGACTGCATCCGCGCCGAGAGCGGCCGCCATTTCGACCCCGACTGCGTGGCGGCGTTCTGCGCGCGCTTCCCGGACATCCGCGTCGCCGGCGGGCGGACCCGGGCGGGCATGCGGCCGAGCGCCGGGCCGGTCACGGAACCCTGGGCCCGGGTCCCGACCCTCCTGCGCGAGGTCGCCCCCGCCGCGCCCGACCCGACGGGGTGGCGCGCCGACACCCTCGACAGGATCTTGGAGCCGTCATCGGCCCTGTCGGCGAACCCGGAGACGTTTGCGCCGTTGATCCCCGACCCGCACGGATCACGGACGGAGCCGGACCATGACCCCGACCTGGAAGACGCTGCCGGAGATCGCCCTGGCGCACGGGATCTCCCTGGAGGATGCCCAGCGCCTCGTGGACGGGGCGAACTGCCCGAAGGTCTTCCGCGCGGACGGCACCGTCTACCTCATCTGAGCCCGTCCCATCCGGGCGCGTCCCATGCGGGTGCATCCCATGCGGGCGCGCCCCGCGAGGCCGTCCCGGGCGGATGA
- a CDS encoding histone deacetylase family protein, whose amino-acid sequence MRIVHTPDSSRHDPERYMRRGAPIPHPEQAARYAILRDAAVRGGHDLAEPADHGLDPIRAVHDPDYVAFLAEAWARRDAIPGIGDEILTGAFARPQMHRKPAGLLGRLGLYTADTSTPIRAGTWAAVYGSAQCAVAAADAALAAGHAYALCRPPGHHAYADSAGGFCFLNNSAIAAERMRAATGGPVAILDIDVHHGNGTQGIFYARADVLTVSVHADPSDYFPFFAGYADETGAGAGAGFNRNLPLPPGSGDAPWLEAVEAGLAAIAVHRPRALVVALGLDAAADDPIGALAVSRGGFVGAAERIARAGLPTALVQEGGYLCAALPDNLAAFLAGFDAAR is encoded by the coding sequence ATGCGCATCGTCCACACGCCCGATTCGAGCCGGCACGATCCCGAGCGCTACATGCGCCGCGGCGCGCCGATCCCGCATCCCGAGCAGGCGGCCCGCTACGCGATCCTGCGGGACGCGGCCGTCCGGGGCGGACACGACCTCGCCGAGCCGGCCGATCACGGCCTCGACCCGATCCGGGCGGTGCACGATCCCGACTACGTGGCGTTCCTGGCCGAGGCCTGGGCGCGCCGGGACGCGATCCCCGGCATCGGCGACGAGATCCTGACCGGGGCCTTCGCCCGGCCGCAGATGCACCGGAAGCCCGCCGGCCTCCTCGGGCGCCTGGGCCTCTACACCGCCGACACCTCGACGCCGATCCGCGCCGGCACCTGGGCGGCGGTCTACGGATCGGCGCAGTGCGCGGTCGCGGCCGCCGACGCTGCGCTGGCGGCGGGGCACGCCTACGCCCTGTGCCGCCCGCCCGGCCACCACGCCTACGCGGATTCCGCCGGCGGCTTCTGCTTCCTCAACAACAGCGCCATCGCGGCCGAGCGGATGCGCGCCGCGACCGGCGGCCCGGTGGCGATCCTCGACATCGACGTCCATCACGGCAACGGCACGCAGGGGATCTTCTACGCCCGCGCCGACGTGCTGACCGTCTCGGTCCACGCCGACCCGTCCGACTACTTCCCGTTCTTCGCCGGCTACGCCGACGAGACCGGCGCCGGGGCGGGGGCGGGGTTCAACCGCAACCTGCCGCTGCCGCCGGGCTCGGGGGACGCGCCCTGGCTCGAGGCCGTCGAGGCGGGCCTCGCGGCGATCGCCGTGCACCGGCCCCGGGCGCTCGTGGTGGCGCTCGGCCTCGACGCCGCCGCGGACGACCCGATCGGCGCCCTCGCGGTCTCCCGGGGGGGCTTCGTCGGGGCGGCGGAGCGGATCGCCCGGGCCGGGCTGCCCACGGCGCTGGTCCAGGAGGGCGGCTACCTCTGCGCGGCCCTGCCGGACAACCTCGCGGCCTTCCTCGCCGGCTTCGACGCCGCGCGCTGA
- a CDS encoding MFS transporter, whose translation MDAGDVGMREAAGAPWHAGLTRRHWRILWGSYLGWIFDGYEAVALVYALRPALASILTPEQAQAPAFYVGLAIGITLLGWGIGGLIGGIAADYIGRKRMMMVSILGYALFTGLTAFAESFTQLAVLRFITGLAIGSEWSTGIALVAETWPNRARPKGCGFLQSGFGGGAVLAAIVWAVLAATEPLGAESWRILFALGALPAFVCLYLRRALEESEQWMRALKAQRWAATAEDAEDADRAPRRARRPFSLTEIFREPESRRRVLLATLLSFATTVGWWAVSSWLPAYTEGLAKAAGAPANVWGPRMGIVYNIGAITAYVISGFVADAIGRRAFLLVTYAGCIATSLACYLWTGGLAPFMALAFLNGFFTLGFAFSWMAIYLAELFTPAVRATASSAVFNGARLIAWIFPILAGQIVTAFGGVAAAALTLSSVYVIGLVVPWFMPETRGRPLPE comes from the coding sequence ATGGACGCGGGCGACGTGGGCATGCGCGAGGCGGCCGGCGCCCCGTGGCACGCGGGTCTCACCCGGCGCCACTGGCGGATCCTGTGGGGCAGCTACCTCGGCTGGATCTTCGACGGCTACGAGGCGGTGGCCCTGGTCTACGCCCTGCGCCCGGCGCTGGCCTCGATCCTCACCCCCGAGCAGGCCCAGGCGCCGGCCTTCTACGTGGGCCTCGCCATCGGCATCACGCTGCTCGGCTGGGGGATCGGCGGCCTGATCGGCGGGATCGCGGCCGACTACATCGGCCGCAAGCGCATGATGATGGTGTCGATCCTGGGCTACGCGCTGTTCACGGGGCTCACCGCCTTCGCGGAGAGCTTCACGCAGCTCGCCGTCCTGCGCTTCATCACCGGGCTCGCCATCGGCTCGGAATGGTCCACCGGCATCGCCCTCGTGGCCGAGACCTGGCCGAACCGGGCCCGCCCGAAGGGCTGCGGCTTCCTGCAATCGGGCTTCGGCGGCGGCGCGGTGCTCGCCGCCATCGTGTGGGCCGTGCTCGCCGCCACCGAGCCCCTGGGCGCGGAATCCTGGCGGATCCTGTTCGCGCTGGGCGCGCTGCCGGCCTTCGTGTGCCTGTACCTGCGCCGGGCGCTGGAGGAATCCGAGCAGTGGATGCGGGCGCTCAAGGCGCAGCGCTGGGCGGCCACCGCCGAGGATGCGGAGGACGCGGACCGGGCCCCGCGGCGCGCGCGGCGCCCGTTCTCCCTGACGGAGATCTTCCGCGAGCCCGAGAGCCGGCGGCGGGTCCTCCTCGCCACGCTCCTGTCCTTCGCCACCACGGTGGGCTGGTGGGCGGTCTCGTCCTGGCTGCCGGCCTACACGGAGGGGCTCGCCAAGGCCGCGGGCGCGCCGGCCAATGTCTGGGGCCCGCGCATGGGCATCGTCTACAATATCGGGGCGATCACCGCCTATGTGATCTCGGGCTTCGTGGCCGACGCGATCGGGCGCCGCGCCTTCCTGCTCGTGACCTATGCCGGCTGCATCGCCACGTCGCTCGCCTGCTATCTCTGGACCGGCGGGCTCGCGCCATTCATGGCGCTCGCCTTCCTGAACGGGTTCTTCACCCTGGGCTTCGCCTTCTCGTGGATGGCGATCTACCTCGCGGAGCTGTTCACCCCGGCGGTCCGGGCGACGGCGTCGAGCGCGGTCTTCAACGGCGCGCGGCTGATCGCCTGGATCTTCCCGATCCTGGCCGGGCAGATCGTGACCGCCTTCGGGGGCGTCGCCGCGGCGGCGCTGACCCTGTCGAGCGTCTACGTGATCGGCCTCGTGGTGCCGTGGTTCATGCCGGAGACGCGGGGCCGGCCGCTGCCGGAATAG
- a CDS encoding DUF1013 domain-containing protein, whose amino-acid sequence MSQGPLMPKATAVWLVENTSLAFEQIADFCKLHPLEVKGIADGEVAAGIKGLDPVSTGQLTRDEIEKAQKAPHYKLKPAVSKVKLPEVKRTTKGPRYTPLSRRQDRPNAILWLLRNHPELKDSQIIRLVGTTKSTIQQIRERTHWNSGSLQPMDPVTLGLTTQINLDFEVQRAAADRPAAVAAESGASLLPTEVSTARDADERDHEDDHGGREERLDADSVFAKLKGRHQDEDDED is encoded by the coding sequence ATGTCCCAGGGTCCGCTGATGCCGAAGGCGACCGCCGTCTGGCTGGTCGAGAACACCTCGCTCGCCTTCGAGCAGATCGCCGATTTCTGCAAGCTGCACCCGCTGGAGGTGAAGGGCATCGCCGACGGCGAGGTTGCGGCCGGCATCAAGGGGCTCGACCCGGTCTCCACCGGCCAGCTCACTCGCGACGAGATCGAGAAGGCCCAGAAGGCGCCGCACTACAAGCTCAAGCCCGCCGTCTCGAAGGTGAAGCTGCCGGAGGTGAAGCGCACCACCAAGGGCCCGCGCTACACCCCCCTCTCCCGCCGCCAGGACCGGCCGAACGCCATCCTGTGGCTGCTGCGCAACCACCCCGAGCTGAAGGATTCGCAGATCATCCGGCTCGTGGGCACCACCAAGTCGACGATCCAGCAGATCCGCGAGCGTACCCACTGGAACTCGGGCTCGCTCCAGCCGATGGACCCGGTCACCCTCGGCCTGACCACCCAGATCAACCTCGATTTCGAGGTCCAGCGCGCGGCGGCCGACCGCCCGGCCGCGGTGGCGGCCGAGTCCGGCGCCTCGCTGCTGCCGACCGAAGTCTCCACGGCCCGCGACGCCGACGAGCGGGACCACGAGGACGATCACGGCGGCCGCGAGGAGCGGCTCGACGCCGATTCGGTCTTCGCCAAGCTCAAGGGCCGGCACCAGGACGAGGACGACGAGGACTAG
- a CDS encoding TetR/AcrR family transcriptional regulator yields MTVTEIERVEAGPRRGGRPTRAEAARREAHLIAVATTLFLERGFDATSIDAVAEAAGMSKPTVYARYRDKRALFEAVLRERIAAWLAPLSAAAEAQAAQGGSDDVETALEDLSRTLLAHGQSPGAAMLKRNLVAQALQFPELARLAHEEGWLRGVRAVAQLLDAFARRGRIAVADPEIAADLFLSLVLGRSSQATLYGIATDPEAQERRRQAAVRLFLDGVRPR; encoded by the coding sequence GTGACGGTCACGGAGATCGAGCGGGTGGAGGCGGGACCGCGGCGCGGCGGCCGGCCGACCCGCGCGGAGGCGGCCCGGCGCGAGGCGCACCTGATCGCCGTCGCCACGACCCTGTTCCTGGAGCGCGGCTTCGACGCCACCTCCATCGACGCGGTGGCCGAGGCCGCCGGGATGAGCAAGCCGACGGTCTACGCGCGCTACCGCGACAAGCGGGCCCTGTTCGAGGCGGTCCTGCGCGAGCGGATCGCCGCGTGGCTGGCGCCGCTCTCCGCCGCAGCCGAGGCCCAGGCCGCGCAGGGCGGGAGCGACGACGTCGAGACCGCCCTGGAGGATCTCAGCCGCACCCTGCTGGCCCACGGGCAGTCGCCGGGCGCGGCGATGCTCAAGCGCAACCTCGTGGCCCAGGCGCTGCAGTTTCCCGAGCTCGCCCGCCTCGCCCACGAGGAGGGCTGGCTGCGCGGCGTGCGCGCGGTGGCGCAGCTGCTCGACGCCTTCGCGCGGCGCGGGCGGATCGCCGTGGCGGATCCGGAGATCGCGGCCGACCTGTTCCTCAGCCTCGTCCTCGGCCGGTCGTCCCAGGCGACCCTCTACGGCATCGCCACCGACCCGGAGGCGCAGGAGCGGCGGCGGCAGGCGGCGGTGCGGCTGTTCCTCGACGGGGTGCGCCCGCGCTGA
- a CDS encoding HlyD family secretion protein, whose amino-acid sequence MDARRSDSFKSADPVAGAPVTAPTTAAVTPPVSAPVPATVSAPAPRRRRARIVLPLLGLLALGGVGTYGWHWWSVGRFLEVTDDAYLQSDKVTVAPRIAGTVAAVLVGDNQPVKAGDVIARLDDRSYRVQLRQAEAEVEKDRAQILGVASAIVQQRAQVASSRADLANAEAALTFAQQEYTRYQNLLQTGSGTVQRQQQAESDLRQRHAARDKAAASLDAAQKQIDSLQALEASTRASLEGAQAKVEGVRLDLSYTTIVAPIDGVAGDRALRIGQVVSAGTGLLTLVPMGRDIYLVANFKETQTGRMVEGQRVTFTVDAFGDHAFRGRIESFSPGTGSQFALLPPENATGNFTKVVQRVPVRVALDPSDPLIARLRPGLSVEATVHTQDPVEPVRPARPRPAPALVSEALPR is encoded by the coding sequence ATGGACGCACGTCGCAGCGACAGCTTCAAGAGCGCCGACCCGGTCGCGGGTGCGCCGGTCACCGCCCCGACCACCGCGGCTGTCACGCCCCCGGTCTCCGCGCCGGTCCCGGCCACCGTCTCCGCACCGGCGCCGCGCCGCCGCCGCGCGCGGATCGTGCTGCCCCTCCTCGGCCTGCTCGCGCTGGGCGGGGTCGGGACCTACGGCTGGCACTGGTGGAGTGTCGGGCGCTTCCTCGAGGTGACCGACGACGCCTATCTCCAGTCCGACAAGGTCACGGTGGCGCCGCGCATCGCCGGCACCGTCGCGGCGGTGCTGGTCGGCGACAACCAGCCGGTGAAGGCCGGGGACGTCATCGCCCGCCTGGACGACCGGTCCTACCGGGTCCAGCTCAGGCAGGCCGAGGCCGAGGTCGAGAAGGACCGGGCGCAGATCCTGGGCGTCGCCTCGGCGATCGTCCAGCAGCGGGCGCAGGTCGCCTCGTCGCGGGCCGACCTCGCCAACGCTGAGGCCGCCCTCACCTTCGCGCAGCAGGAATACACCCGCTACCAGAACCTGCTGCAGACCGGGTCCGGCACGGTGCAGCGCCAGCAGCAGGCGGAGTCCGACCTGCGCCAGCGCCACGCCGCCCGCGACAAGGCCGCCGCCTCCCTGGACGCCGCGCAGAAGCAGATCGACAGCCTGCAGGCGCTCGAGGCCAGCACCCGCGCGAGCCTGGAGGGCGCGCAGGCCAAGGTCGAGGGGGTGAGGCTCGACCTGAGCTACACCACCATCGTGGCGCCGATCGACGGCGTGGCCGGCGACCGGGCGCTGCGGATCGGGCAGGTCGTCTCGGCCGGCACCGGGCTCCTGACCCTCGTGCCGATGGGCCGCGACATCTACCTCGTGGCGAACTTCAAGGAGACCCAGACCGGCCGCATGGTCGAGGGCCAGCGCGTCACCTTCACGGTCGACGCCTTCGGCGACCACGCGTTCCGGGGCCGGATCGAGAGCTTCTCCCCGGGCACCGGCTCGCAATTCGCGCTGCTGCCGCCGGAGAACGCCACCGGCAACTTCACCAAGGTGGTGCAGCGCGTGCCGGTGCGCGTCGCCCTCGACCCGTCGGATCCGCTCATCGCCCGCCTGCGCCCGGGCCTGTCGGTGGAGGCCACGGTCCACACCCAGGATCCGGTCGAGCCGGTGCGGCCCGCCCGGCCGAGGCCCGCTCCGGCCCTCGTCAGCGAGGCCCTGCCCCGATGA